The Equus asinus isolate D_3611 breed Donkey chromosome 22, EquAss-T2T_v2, whole genome shotgun sequence genome has a segment encoding these proteins:
- the C22H12orf57 gene encoding protein C10, translating to MASSSAQPAALSAEQAKVVLAEVIQAFSAPENAVRMDEARDNACNDMGKMLQFVLPVATQIQQEVIKAYGFSCDGEGVLKFARLVKSYEAQDPEIASLSGKLKALFLPPMTLPPHGPASGGSVAAS from the exons ATGGCGTCCTCCTCGGCCCAACCTGCCGCCCTGAGCGCCGAACAGGCCAAGG TGGTCCTGGCCGAGGTGATCCAGGCGTTCTCGGCCCCAGAGAATGCCGTGCGCATGGACGAGGCTCGGGACAACGCATGCAACGACATGGGCAAGATGTTGCAATTTGTGCTGCCCGTGGCCACGCAGATTCAGCAGGAGGTTATCAAAGCCTATGGCTTCAGCTGCGACGGGGAAG GTGTCCTCAAGTTTGCCCGCTTGGTCAAGTCTTACGAAGCTCAGGATCCTGAGATTGCCAGCCTGTCAGGCAAGCTGAAGGCACTGTTCCTGCCGCCTATGACACTGCCGCCCCACGGGCCTGCTTCAGGCGGCAGCGTGGCCGCCTCCTGA
- the ATN1 gene encoding atrophin-1 isoform X1 — MKTRQNKDSMSMRSGRKKEAPGPREELRSRGRASPGGVSTSSSDGKAEKSRQTAKKARVEEASTPKVSKQGRSEEISESESEETNAPKKTKTEQELPRPQSPSDLDSLDGRSLNDDGSSDPRDIDQDNRSTSPSIYSPGSVENDSDSSSGLSQGPARPYHPPPLFPPSPPPPDSTPRQPEPGFEPHPSVTPTGYHAPMEPPTSRMFQAPPGAPPSHPQLYPGGTGGGVLSGPPMGPKGGGAASSVGAPSGGKQHPPPTTPISISSSGAGGAPPTKPPNTPVGGGNLPSAPPPATFPHVTPNLPPPPALRPLNNASASPPGLGAQPLPGHLPSPHAMGQGMGGLPPGPEKGPTLAPSPHPLPPASSSSTPAPPMRYPYSSSSSTAAASSSSSSSSSASQYPASQALPSYPHSFPPPTSLSVSNQPPKYTQPSLPSQAVWSQGPPPPPPYGRLLANSNAHPGPFPPTGGQSTAHPPAPTHHHHHQQQQQQQQQQQQQQQQQQQQQQQQQHHGSSGPPPPGAYPHPLESSSSHHAHPYAMSPSLGSLRPYPPGPAHLPPPHSQVSYSQAGPNGPPASSSSSNSSSSSQGSYPCSHPSPSQGPQGAPYPFPPVPPVTTSSATLSTVIATVASSPAGYKTASPPGPPPYGKRAPSPGAYKTATPPGYKPGSPPSFRTGTPPGYRGASPPAGPGTFKPGSPTVGSGPLPPAGPSGLSSLPPPAAAPASGPPLSATQIKQEPAEEYEAPESPVPPARSPSPPPKVVDVPSHASQSARFNKHLDRGFNSCARSDLYFVPLEGSKLAKKRADLVEKVRREAEQRAREEKEREREREREKEREREKERELERSVKLAQEGRAPVECPSLGPVPHRPPFEPGSAVATVPPYLGPDTPALRTLSEYARPHVMSPGNRNHPFYVPLGAVDPGILGYNVPALYSSDPAAREREREARERDLRDRLKPGFEVKPSELEPLHGVPGPGLDPFPRHGGLALQPGPPGLHPFPFHPSLGPLERERLALAAGPALRPDMSYAERLAAERQHAERVAALGNDPLARLQMLNVTPHHHQHSHIHSHLHLHQQDAIHAASASVHPLIDPLASGSHLTRIPYPAGTLPNPLLPHPLHENEVLRHQLFAAPYRDLPASLSAPMSAAHQLQAMHAQSAELQRLALEQQQWLHAHHPLHSVPLPAQEDYYSHLKKESDKPL; from the exons ATGAAGACACGACAGAATAAAGACTCA atgTCAATGAGGAGTGGACGGAAGAAAGAGGCCCCCGGGCCCCGGGAAGAACTGAGATCGAGGGGCCGGGCCTCCCCTGGAGGGGTCAGCACGTCCAGCAGTGATGGCAAAGCTGAGAAGTCTAGGCAGACAGCCAAG AAGGCCCGAGTAGAGGAAGCCTCCACCCCAAAGGTCAGCAAACAGGGCCGGAGTGAGGAGATCTCAGAGAGTGAAAGTGAGGAGACCAACGCACCAAAGAAGACCAAAACTGAG CAGGAGCTCCCTCGGCCACAGTCTCCCTCGGATCTGGATAGTTTAGATGGGCGGAGCCTCAACGATGATGGCAGCAGTGACCCTAGGGATATCGACCAGGATAACCGAAGCACGTCCCCCAGCATCTACAGCCCTGGAAGCGTGGAGAACGACTCTGACTCCTCTTCTGGCCTGTCCCAGGGCCCAGCCCGCCCCTACCACCCCCCtccactcttccctccctcccctccaccaccaGACAGCACCCCCCGACAGCCAGAGCCTGGCTTTGAACCCCATCCTTCTGTGACACCCACTGGATATCATGCTCCCATGGAGCCCCCCACATCTCGAATGTTCCAGGCTCCTCCTGGGGCCCCTCCCTCTCATCCACAGCTCTATCCTGGGGGCACTGGTGGAGGAGTTTTATCTGGACCCCCAATGGGTCCCAAAGGGGGAGGGGCTGCTTCTTCAGTGGGGGCTCCTAGTGGAGGTAAGCAgcaccccccacccaccacccccatTTCAATATCAAGCTCTGGGGCAGGTGGTGCTCCCCCTACAAAGCCACCTAACACTCCAGTGGGTGgtggaaatctaccctctgctCCACCACCAGCCACCTTCCCCCATGTAACACCAAAcctgcctcccccacctgctCTAAGACCCCTTAACAATGCATCAGCTTCTCCTCCTGGCCTGGGGGCCCAGCCACTACCTGGGCATCTGCCCTCTCCCCATGCCATGGGGCAGGGTATGGGTGGACTTCCTCCTGGCCCAGAGAAGGGCCCCACTCTTGCTCCCTCACCCCATCCTCTgccccctgcttcctcctcttctaccCCAGCCCCCCCAATGAGGTATCCTTATTCATCCTCTAGTAGTACTGCAGCAGCCTCCTCTTCTAGTTCTTcgtcttcctctgcctcccagtACCCAGCTTCCCAGGCATTGCCCAGTTATCCCCACTCCTTTCCTCCCCCAACAAGCCTCTCTGTCTCCAATCAGCCACCCAAGTATACTCAGCCTTCTCTCCCATCCCAGGCTGTGTGGAGCCAGGGtcccccaccacctcctccctATGGCCGCCTCTTAGCCAACAGCAATGCCCATCCGGGCCCCTTCCCTCCTACTGGAGGCCAGTCCACTGCCCACCCACCAGCCCCAAcacatcaccatcaccaccagcaacagcagcagcagcagcagcagcagcagcagcagcagcaacaacagcagcaacagcaacagcagcaacagcatcaTGGGAGCTCTGGACCCCCTCCACCTGGAGCGTATCCCCACCCCTTGGAGAGCAGTAGCTCCCACCATGCACACCCTTATGCCATGTCTCCTTCCCTGGGTTCTCTGAGGCCATACCCACCAGGGCCAGCGCACCTGCCCCCACCTCACAGCCAGGTGTCCTACAGCCAAGCAGGTCCCAACGGCcccccagcctcttcctcctcttccaactcctcttcctcctctcaagGGTCCTACCCATGTTCACATCCCTCTCCTTCCCAGGGCCCCCAAGGGGCGCCCTACCCGTTCCCACCGGTACCTCCAGTCACCACCTCCTCGGCTACACTTTCCACGGTCATTGCCACAGTAGCTTCCTCGCCAGCAGGCTACAAAACAGCCTCCCCACCTGGGCCCCCACCGTATGGAAAGCGAGCCCCGTCCCCAGGGGCCTACAAGACAGCCACCCCACCCGGATACAAGCCCGGGTCGCCGCCCTCCTTCCGAACGGGGACCCCACCAGGCTATCGAGGTGCTTCGCCGCCCGCAGGCCCAGGGACCTTCAAGCCGGGCTCGCCCACCGTGGGGTCCGGGCCACTGCCGCCTGCGGGGCCCTCGGGCCTGTCATCCCTGCCACCACCGGCTGCAGCCCCTGCTTCAGGGCCACCCCTGAGCGCCACGCAGATCAAACAGGAGCCGGCTGAGGAGTACGAGGCCCCCGAGAGCCCAGTGCCCCCGGCCCGCAGCCCCTCGCCCCCTCCCAAGGTGGTAGACGTGCCCAGCCACGCCAGCCAGTCAGCCAG GTTCAACAAACACCTGGACCGCGGCTTTAACTCGTGCGCGCGCAGCGACCTGTACTTCGTGCCGCTGGAGGGCTCAAAGCTGGCCAAGAAGCGGGCCGACCTGGTGGAGAAGGTGCGGCGCGAGGCCGAGCAGCGCGCGCGCGAAGAAAAGGAGCGCGAGCGCGAGCGAGAACGCGAGAAGGAGCGCGAGCGCGAGAAGGAGCGCGAGTTGGAACGCAGCGTG AAATTGGCTCAGGAGGGCCGTGCTCCAGTGGAGTGCCCATCTCTCGGCCCAGTGCCCCATCGCCCACCGTTTGAGCCGGGTAGTGCTGTGGCTACAGTGCCCCCCTACCTGGGTCCTGACACTCCAGCCCTGCGCACTCTGAGTGAATACGCCCGGCCCCATGTCATGTCTCCTGGCAATCGCAACCATCCATTCTACGTGCCCCTGGGGGCAGTGGACCCGGGGATCCTGGGTTACAATGTCCCGGCCCTGTACAGCAGTGACCCAGCTGCCCGGGAGAGGGAGCGGGAAGCCCGTGAACGAGACCTCCGTGATCGCCTCAAGCCTGGCTTCGAGGTGAAGCCCAGTGAGCTGGAACCCCTGCACGGGGTCCCTGGGCCGGGCCTGGATCCCTTCCCCCGACATGGGGGCCTGGCTCTGCAGCCTGGCCCACCTGGCCTGCACCCTTTCCCCTTTCATCCGAGCCTGGGGCCTCTGGAGAGAGAACGTCTAGCGCTGGCggctgggccagccctgcggccTGACATGTCCTACGCCGAGCGTCTGGCAGCTGAGAGGCAGCACGCAGAAAGGGTGGCAGCCCTGGGCAATGACCCACTGGCCCGGCTGCAGATGCTCAATGTGACCCCCCATCACCACCAGCACTCCCACATCCACTCCCACCTGCACCTCCACCAGCAGGATGCCATCCATGCAG cctctgcctcggTGCACCCTCTCATTGACCCCCTGGCCTCAGGGTCTCACCTTACCCGGATCCCCTACCCAGCTGGgaccctccccaacccccttcttcCTCACCCTCTGCACGAGAACGAAGTTCTTCGTCACCAGCTCTTTG CTGCTCCTTACCGGGACCTGccagcctccctctctgccccgaTGTCAGCAGCTCACCAGCTGCAGGCCATGCACGCACAGTCAGCTGAGCTGCAGCGCTTGGCGCTAGAGCAGCAGCAGTGGCTACACGCGCATCACCCACTGCACAGTGTGCCGCTACCTGCCCAGGAGGACTACTACAG TCACCTGAAGAAGGAGAGCGACAAGCCGCTGTAG
- the ENO2 gene encoding gamma-enolase, which yields MSIEKIWAREILDSRGNPTVEVDLCTAKGLFRAAVPSGASTGIYEALELRDGDKQRYLGKGVLKAVDHINTTIAPALISSGFSVVEQEKLDNLMLELDGTENKSKFGANAILGVSLAVCKAGAAERELPLYRHIAQLAGNSDLILPVPAFNVINGGSHAGNKLAMQEFMILPVGAESFRDAMRLGAEVYHTLKGVIKDKYGKDATNVGDEGGFAPNILENSEALELVKEAIDKAGYTEKIVIGMDVAASEFYRDGKYDLDFKSPADPSRYITGDQLGALYQDFVRDYPVVSIEDPFDQDDWAAWSKFTANVGIQIVGDDLTVTNPKRIERAVEEKACNCLLLKVNQIGSVTEAIQACKLAQENGWGVMVSHRSGETEDTFIADLVVGLCTGQIKTGAPCRSERLAKYNQLMRIEEELGDEARFAGHNFRNPSVL from the exons ATGTCCATAGAGAAGATCTGGGCCCGGGAGATCCTGGACTCCCGTGGGAATCCCACGGTGGAGGTGGATCTCTGCACTGCCAAAG GTCTCTTCCGGGCTGCAGTGCCCAGTGGAGCCTCCACTGGGATCTATGAGGCCCTGGAGCTGAGAGATGGGGACAAACAGCGTTACTTAGGCAAAG gTGTCTTGAAGGCAGTGGACCACATCAACACCACCATCGCACCAGCCCTCATCAGCTCA GGTTTCTCTGTGGTGGAGCAGGAGAAGCTGGACAACCTGATGTTGGAGTTGGATGGGACTGAGAACAAAT CCAAGTTTGGGGCCAATGCCATCCTGGGTGTGTCCCTGGCCGTGTGTAAGGCAGGGGCAGCTGAGCGGGAATTGCCCCTATATCGCCACATTGCTCAACTGGCTGGGAACTCAGACCTTATCCTGCCTGTGCCG GCCTTCAACGTGATCAATGGTGGCTCTCATGCTGGGAACAAGCTGGCCATGCAGGAGTTTATGATCCTCCCAGTGGGTGCTGAGAGCTTTCGGGATGCCATGCGACTTGGGGCGGAGGTCTACCACACACTCAAGGGGGTCATCAAGGACAAGTATGGCAAGGATGCCACCAATGTGGGAGATGAAGGTGGCTTTGCCCCCAATATCCTGGAGAACAGTGAAG CCTTGGAACTGGTGAAGGAAGCCATCGACAAGGCTGGCTACACAGAAAAGATCGTTATTGGCATGGATGTCGCTGCCTCAGAGTTTTATCGTGATGGCAAATATGACTTGGACTTCAAGTCTCCTGCTGATCCTTCCCGATATATCACTGGGGACCAGCTAGGGGCCCTCTACCAGGACTTTGTCAGGGACTATCCTG TGGTTTCCATTGAGGACCCATTTGACCAGGATGATTGGGCTGCCTGGTCGAAGTTCACAGCCAATGTAGGGATCCAGATTGTGGGCGATGACCTGACAGTAACCAACCCAAAGCGTATTGAGCGGGCAGTGGAGGAAAAGGCCTGCAACTGTCTGCTGCTCAAGGTCAACCAGATTGGTTCCGTCACTGAAGCCATCCAAGC GTGCAAGCTGGCCCAGGAGAATGGCTGGGGGGTCATGGTGAGTCATCgctcaggagaaactgaggacaCATTCATTGCCGACCTGGTGGTGGGGCTGTGCACAGGCCAG ATCAAGACTGGTGCCCCGTGCCGTTCTGAGCGTCTGGCTAAGTACAATCAGCTCATGAG AATTGAAGAAGAGCTGGGGGATGAAGCTCGCTTTGCAGGACATAATTTCCGCAATCCCAGCGTGCTGTGA
- the ATN1 gene encoding atrophin-1 isoform X2 translates to MKTRQNKDSMSMRSGRKKEAPGPREELRSRGRASPGGVSTSSSDGKAEKSRQTAKKARVEEASTPKVSKQGRSEEISESESEETNAPKKTKTEELPRPQSPSDLDSLDGRSLNDDGSSDPRDIDQDNRSTSPSIYSPGSVENDSDSSSGLSQGPARPYHPPPLFPPSPPPPDSTPRQPEPGFEPHPSVTPTGYHAPMEPPTSRMFQAPPGAPPSHPQLYPGGTGGGVLSGPPMGPKGGGAASSVGAPSGGKQHPPPTTPISISSSGAGGAPPTKPPNTPVGGGNLPSAPPPATFPHVTPNLPPPPALRPLNNASASPPGLGAQPLPGHLPSPHAMGQGMGGLPPGPEKGPTLAPSPHPLPPASSSSTPAPPMRYPYSSSSSTAAASSSSSSSSSASQYPASQALPSYPHSFPPPTSLSVSNQPPKYTQPSLPSQAVWSQGPPPPPPYGRLLANSNAHPGPFPPTGGQSTAHPPAPTHHHHHQQQQQQQQQQQQQQQQQQQQQQQQQHHGSSGPPPPGAYPHPLESSSSHHAHPYAMSPSLGSLRPYPPGPAHLPPPHSQVSYSQAGPNGPPASSSSSNSSSSSQGSYPCSHPSPSQGPQGAPYPFPPVPPVTTSSATLSTVIATVASSPAGYKTASPPGPPPYGKRAPSPGAYKTATPPGYKPGSPPSFRTGTPPGYRGASPPAGPGTFKPGSPTVGSGPLPPAGPSGLSSLPPPAAAPASGPPLSATQIKQEPAEEYEAPESPVPPARSPSPPPKVVDVPSHASQSARFNKHLDRGFNSCARSDLYFVPLEGSKLAKKRADLVEKVRREAEQRAREEKEREREREREKEREREKERELERSVKLAQEGRAPVECPSLGPVPHRPPFEPGSAVATVPPYLGPDTPALRTLSEYARPHVMSPGNRNHPFYVPLGAVDPGILGYNVPALYSSDPAAREREREARERDLRDRLKPGFEVKPSELEPLHGVPGPGLDPFPRHGGLALQPGPPGLHPFPFHPSLGPLERERLALAAGPALRPDMSYAERLAAERQHAERVAALGNDPLARLQMLNVTPHHHQHSHIHSHLHLHQQDAIHAASASVHPLIDPLASGSHLTRIPYPAGTLPNPLLPHPLHENEVLRHQLFAAPYRDLPASLSAPMSAAHQLQAMHAQSAELQRLALEQQQWLHAHHPLHSVPLPAQEDYYSHLKKESDKPL, encoded by the exons ATGAAGACACGACAGAATAAAGACTCA atgTCAATGAGGAGTGGACGGAAGAAAGAGGCCCCCGGGCCCCGGGAAGAACTGAGATCGAGGGGCCGGGCCTCCCCTGGAGGGGTCAGCACGTCCAGCAGTGATGGCAAAGCTGAGAAGTCTAGGCAGACAGCCAAG AAGGCCCGAGTAGAGGAAGCCTCCACCCCAAAGGTCAGCAAACAGGGCCGGAGTGAGGAGATCTCAGAGAGTGAAAGTGAGGAGACCAACGCACCAAAGAAGACCAAAACTGAG GAGCTCCCTCGGCCACAGTCTCCCTCGGATCTGGATAGTTTAGATGGGCGGAGCCTCAACGATGATGGCAGCAGTGACCCTAGGGATATCGACCAGGATAACCGAAGCACGTCCCCCAGCATCTACAGCCCTGGAAGCGTGGAGAACGACTCTGACTCCTCTTCTGGCCTGTCCCAGGGCCCAGCCCGCCCCTACCACCCCCCtccactcttccctccctcccctccaccaccaGACAGCACCCCCCGACAGCCAGAGCCTGGCTTTGAACCCCATCCTTCTGTGACACCCACTGGATATCATGCTCCCATGGAGCCCCCCACATCTCGAATGTTCCAGGCTCCTCCTGGGGCCCCTCCCTCTCATCCACAGCTCTATCCTGGGGGCACTGGTGGAGGAGTTTTATCTGGACCCCCAATGGGTCCCAAAGGGGGAGGGGCTGCTTCTTCAGTGGGGGCTCCTAGTGGAGGTAAGCAgcaccccccacccaccacccccatTTCAATATCAAGCTCTGGGGCAGGTGGTGCTCCCCCTACAAAGCCACCTAACACTCCAGTGGGTGgtggaaatctaccctctgctCCACCACCAGCCACCTTCCCCCATGTAACACCAAAcctgcctcccccacctgctCTAAGACCCCTTAACAATGCATCAGCTTCTCCTCCTGGCCTGGGGGCCCAGCCACTACCTGGGCATCTGCCCTCTCCCCATGCCATGGGGCAGGGTATGGGTGGACTTCCTCCTGGCCCAGAGAAGGGCCCCACTCTTGCTCCCTCACCCCATCCTCTgccccctgcttcctcctcttctaccCCAGCCCCCCCAATGAGGTATCCTTATTCATCCTCTAGTAGTACTGCAGCAGCCTCCTCTTCTAGTTCTTcgtcttcctctgcctcccagtACCCAGCTTCCCAGGCATTGCCCAGTTATCCCCACTCCTTTCCTCCCCCAACAAGCCTCTCTGTCTCCAATCAGCCACCCAAGTATACTCAGCCTTCTCTCCCATCCCAGGCTGTGTGGAGCCAGGGtcccccaccacctcctccctATGGCCGCCTCTTAGCCAACAGCAATGCCCATCCGGGCCCCTTCCCTCCTACTGGAGGCCAGTCCACTGCCCACCCACCAGCCCCAAcacatcaccatcaccaccagcaacagcagcagcagcagcagcagcagcagcagcagcagcaacaacagcagcaacagcaacagcagcaacagcatcaTGGGAGCTCTGGACCCCCTCCACCTGGAGCGTATCCCCACCCCTTGGAGAGCAGTAGCTCCCACCATGCACACCCTTATGCCATGTCTCCTTCCCTGGGTTCTCTGAGGCCATACCCACCAGGGCCAGCGCACCTGCCCCCACCTCACAGCCAGGTGTCCTACAGCCAAGCAGGTCCCAACGGCcccccagcctcttcctcctcttccaactcctcttcctcctctcaagGGTCCTACCCATGTTCACATCCCTCTCCTTCCCAGGGCCCCCAAGGGGCGCCCTACCCGTTCCCACCGGTACCTCCAGTCACCACCTCCTCGGCTACACTTTCCACGGTCATTGCCACAGTAGCTTCCTCGCCAGCAGGCTACAAAACAGCCTCCCCACCTGGGCCCCCACCGTATGGAAAGCGAGCCCCGTCCCCAGGGGCCTACAAGACAGCCACCCCACCCGGATACAAGCCCGGGTCGCCGCCCTCCTTCCGAACGGGGACCCCACCAGGCTATCGAGGTGCTTCGCCGCCCGCAGGCCCAGGGACCTTCAAGCCGGGCTCGCCCACCGTGGGGTCCGGGCCACTGCCGCCTGCGGGGCCCTCGGGCCTGTCATCCCTGCCACCACCGGCTGCAGCCCCTGCTTCAGGGCCACCCCTGAGCGCCACGCAGATCAAACAGGAGCCGGCTGAGGAGTACGAGGCCCCCGAGAGCCCAGTGCCCCCGGCCCGCAGCCCCTCGCCCCCTCCCAAGGTGGTAGACGTGCCCAGCCACGCCAGCCAGTCAGCCAG GTTCAACAAACACCTGGACCGCGGCTTTAACTCGTGCGCGCGCAGCGACCTGTACTTCGTGCCGCTGGAGGGCTCAAAGCTGGCCAAGAAGCGGGCCGACCTGGTGGAGAAGGTGCGGCGCGAGGCCGAGCAGCGCGCGCGCGAAGAAAAGGAGCGCGAGCGCGAGCGAGAACGCGAGAAGGAGCGCGAGCGCGAGAAGGAGCGCGAGTTGGAACGCAGCGTG AAATTGGCTCAGGAGGGCCGTGCTCCAGTGGAGTGCCCATCTCTCGGCCCAGTGCCCCATCGCCCACCGTTTGAGCCGGGTAGTGCTGTGGCTACAGTGCCCCCCTACCTGGGTCCTGACACTCCAGCCCTGCGCACTCTGAGTGAATACGCCCGGCCCCATGTCATGTCTCCTGGCAATCGCAACCATCCATTCTACGTGCCCCTGGGGGCAGTGGACCCGGGGATCCTGGGTTACAATGTCCCGGCCCTGTACAGCAGTGACCCAGCTGCCCGGGAGAGGGAGCGGGAAGCCCGTGAACGAGACCTCCGTGATCGCCTCAAGCCTGGCTTCGAGGTGAAGCCCAGTGAGCTGGAACCCCTGCACGGGGTCCCTGGGCCGGGCCTGGATCCCTTCCCCCGACATGGGGGCCTGGCTCTGCAGCCTGGCCCACCTGGCCTGCACCCTTTCCCCTTTCATCCGAGCCTGGGGCCTCTGGAGAGAGAACGTCTAGCGCTGGCggctgggccagccctgcggccTGACATGTCCTACGCCGAGCGTCTGGCAGCTGAGAGGCAGCACGCAGAAAGGGTGGCAGCCCTGGGCAATGACCCACTGGCCCGGCTGCAGATGCTCAATGTGACCCCCCATCACCACCAGCACTCCCACATCCACTCCCACCTGCACCTCCACCAGCAGGATGCCATCCATGCAG cctctgcctcggTGCACCCTCTCATTGACCCCCTGGCCTCAGGGTCTCACCTTACCCGGATCCCCTACCCAGCTGGgaccctccccaacccccttcttcCTCACCCTCTGCACGAGAACGAAGTTCTTCGTCACCAGCTCTTTG CTGCTCCTTACCGGGACCTGccagcctccctctctgccccgaTGTCAGCAGCTCACCAGCTGCAGGCCATGCACGCACAGTCAGCTGAGCTGCAGCGCTTGGCGCTAGAGCAGCAGCAGTGGCTACACGCGCATCACCCACTGCACAGTGTGCCGCTACCTGCCCAGGAGGACTACTACAG TCACCTGAAGAAGGAGAGCGACAAGCCGCTGTAG